A single genomic interval of Anthonomus grandis grandis chromosome 17, icAntGran1.3, whole genome shotgun sequence harbors:
- the LOC126746452 gene encoding histone RNA hairpin-binding protein isoform X1 — protein MYMNTALKNARIFDDDAWDQNDKPKTPEAKSNLKEEKPHFPVNLKNEPEEMTPSPPSSSHMHIIKKEPLDNIKEEDMDDIFEENPILKQEIKKELNTSMEEGELENSMINTSNNKLKFEGAVDKIFDESPYNKDFCNSLRLDERTPNKNEGANKDLRSTLKSAKRTVFSRLSPYKVNTDSTATKPSVKSRLGSVEEETAPKRKRFTGIPERDPLVIARREKQIEYGKNTIGYENYIKMVPKDERVPGDPKTPPLYNKYSRRGWEGLIKQWRIQLHQYDPPETNTGEIKTESVEIETDSGGEEEEEEES, from the exons GACGCTTGGGACCAAAATGACAAACCAAAAACCCCCGAGGCAAAATCGAACCTCAAAGAAGAAAAACCTCATTTTCCCGTCAACCTTAAAAATGAACCCGAAGAGATGACCCCGTCACCTCCATCGTCCTCCCACATGCACATCATTAAAAAGGAACCTCTGGATAACATCAAGGAGGAGGATATGGATGATATATTTGAAGAAAACCCCATTCTAAAGCAGGAAATCAAAAAGGAGTTAAATACTTCCATGGAAGAAGGGGAGCTAGAAAACAGCATGATAAACACATCcaataataagttaaaatttgAGGGGGCAGTGGATAAAATCTTTGACGAGTCTCCTTACAACAAGGACTTCTGCAATAGTCTTAGGCTCGACGAGAGAACCCCTAATAAAAACGAGGGGGCCAACAAAGACCTGAGATCCACCTTAAAAAGTGCTAAAAGAACTGTTTTCAGTAGACTCTCTCCTTATAAAGTAAATACGGACTCTACAGCAACTAAACCATCAGTCAAAAGCCGCTTAGGGAGTGTCGAAGAAGAAACAGCACCAAaaag AAAAAGATTTACTGGGATACCGGAACGGGACCCACTGGTCATCGCGAGACGTGAAAAGCAAATCGAGTATGGCAAAAACACCATCGGCTACGAAAACTACATTAAAATGGTCCCAAA GGACGAAAGGGTACCCGGTGACCCTAAGACTCCGCCACTGTACAATAAATACTCCAGGAGAGGCTGGGAGGGTCTGATCAAACAGTGGCGTATACAGTTGCACCAGTACGACCCGCCCGAAACGAATACGGGGGAAATAAAGACTGAAAGTGTTGAAATAGAGACGGATAGTGGTGGAGAGGAAGAGGAAGAAGAGGAGTCGTAG
- the LOC126746452 gene encoding histone RNA hairpin-binding protein isoform X2: protein MTPSPPSSSHMHIIKKEPLDNIKEEDMDDIFEENPILKQEIKKELNTSMEEGELENSMINTSNNKLKFEGAVDKIFDESPYNKDFCNSLRLDERTPNKNEGANKDLRSTLKSAKRTVFSRLSPYKVNTDSTATKPSVKSRLGSVEEETAPKRKRFTGIPERDPLVIARREKQIEYGKNTIGYENYIKMVPKDERVPGDPKTPPLYNKYSRRGWEGLIKQWRIQLHQYDPPETNTGEIKTESVEIETDSGGEEEEEEES, encoded by the exons ATGACCCCGTCACCTCCATCGTCCTCCCACATGCACATCATTAAAAAGGAACCTCTGGATAACATCAAGGAGGAGGATATGGATGATATATTTGAAGAAAACCCCATTCTAAAGCAGGAAATCAAAAAGGAGTTAAATACTTCCATGGAAGAAGGGGAGCTAGAAAACAGCATGATAAACACATCcaataataagttaaaatttgAGGGGGCAGTGGATAAAATCTTTGACGAGTCTCCTTACAACAAGGACTTCTGCAATAGTCTTAGGCTCGACGAGAGAACCCCTAATAAAAACGAGGGGGCCAACAAAGACCTGAGATCCACCTTAAAAAGTGCTAAAAGAACTGTTTTCAGTAGACTCTCTCCTTATAAAGTAAATACGGACTCTACAGCAACTAAACCATCAGTCAAAAGCCGCTTAGGGAGTGTCGAAGAAGAAACAGCACCAAaaag AAAAAGATTTACTGGGATACCGGAACGGGACCCACTGGTCATCGCGAGACGTGAAAAGCAAATCGAGTATGGCAAAAACACCATCGGCTACGAAAACTACATTAAAATGGTCCCAAA GGACGAAAGGGTACCCGGTGACCCTAAGACTCCGCCACTGTACAATAAATACTCCAGGAGAGGCTGGGAGGGTCTGATCAAACAGTGGCGTATACAGTTGCACCAGTACGACCCGCCCGAAACGAATACGGGGGAAATAAAGACTGAAAGTGTTGAAATAGAGACGGATAGTGGTGGAGAGGAAGAGGAAGAAGAGGAGTCGTAG